The genomic window GATCGAATTTCCCCGGGAATTGATTGCTCCTCGAAAGGCGCGGCCCCGTCTCGCGGAAGGGCCCCTGCGTGAGGCGGACCCGAACCCGGAAGGGCCGCAACTGCGCATTTTTGAGGTGGAGCCAGAAAGTATCTCCAAAGAACCAGCCGTCGAACCAGTGCTTCCTGAATGGCACTCCATCCGCCTGGATCCAGAACCACAGGAGAACAGGCAAGCAAGCGAAACGGCTGCTCCGGTGAACTATGACCATCTTTTTGATCTGCCACTTCAAGTGGCATCCCTCGAAGACCGCCTGATGGCAGGAATTGTAGACTTGGCCCTGGTCATGGCAGCGTTCTTTGTCTTTGTGCTGGTTTTCGTGGCCTGTACTGCCCATCCACCAACGGGGAAGCCCGCAATCGCCGGAGCAGGTGTGGCTCTGGCGACGTTGTTTGTGCTGTATCAGTGGCTCTTTTTTGCTTATTCTGACGCCACGCCGGGAATGCGGTATGCAAAAATTGCTCTCTGCACCTTTGACGACGAGAATCCCACACGCAGAATGATGCGCAATCGCGTGGGGGCGCTTCTGCTCTCCGTTCTGCCGATGGGGTTGGGTTTCCTGTGGTGTTTTTTTGATGAGGACCGGCTGGGGTGGCACGACCGCATGACCAGGACCTACCAGAGAAGCTATCGGTAGGGCGTTTCTCTTTGCTGCTGTCGCCAATTTATGGTTTACCCTGATTTGGATGACGATGCGCATGGGCAGCGACCACTACGGTCCGATCCTGGTAACTGGCGGGGCAGGCTTTATTGGCTCCAATTTTGTGCTGGAATGGCTTCGGCACATTGGCACCCCGGTCCTCAATCTTGACGGCCTTACCTATGCAGGGAACCTCGAAAACCTCCGCTCTCTTGAAGGCGACGCGCGCCACATTTTTGTTCACGGAGACATCTCGGATGAAAAACTCGTGGCTGCACTTCTGCAAGAGTATCGGCCCCAGGCCATTGTTCATTTTGCAGCCGAAAGTCATGTAGACCGCTCGATCGTGTCTCCTGATGCGTTTATCCGGACCAATGTCTTCGGGACATTTGCTCTATTGCAGGCAGCGCGCTCCTATTTTTCAGCGCTGGGCGAAGAGCAAAAAAAGACCTTCCGTTTTCTGCATGTTTCCACGGACGAAGTGTATGGGTCCCTGACGCCCGAGGACCCAGCGTTTACGGAAGATACGCCTTATGCTCCCAATAGCCCTTATGCTGCGTCCAAGGCGGCCTCGGACCATCTGGTTCGCGCATATTTTCACACCTACGGGCTGCCTGTGCTTACCACGAACTGCTCGAACAACTATGGGCCATTCCAGTTTCCGGAAAAGCTGATCCCGCTGATGATTCTGAATGGACTGGAGGGCAAACCCTTGCCTGTTTACGGCGATGGCCGGAATGTACGGGACTGGCTCTTTGTCGAAGACCACTGCTCGGCCATCCGCGCGGTGCTCGAAGGCGGAAGGCCGGGAGAGACCTATAACATAGGCGGGTCGAGCGAGCGGACCAATCTTGAAGTCGTGGCTACAATCTGCGACCTGCTGGATGAACTGTCTCCAGACCAGAAGATTGGCAGCCGCC from Pseudacidobacterium ailaaui includes these protein-coding regions:
- the rfbB gene encoding dTDP-glucose 4,6-dehydratase, with product MTMRMGSDHYGPILVTGGAGFIGSNFVLEWLRHIGTPVLNLDGLTYAGNLENLRSLEGDARHIFVHGDISDEKLVAALLQEYRPQAIVHFAAESHVDRSIVSPDAFIRTNVFGTFALLQAARSYFSALGEEQKKTFRFLHVSTDEVYGSLTPEDPAFTEDTPYAPNSPYAASKAASDHLVRAYFHTYGLPVLTTNCSNNYGPFQFPEKLIPLMILNGLEGKPLPVYGDGRNVRDWLFVEDHCSAIRAVLEGGRPGETYNIGGSSERTNLEVVATICDLLDELSPDQKIGSRRNLMTFVPDRPGHDRRYAINAEKIRRELGWSPVEKFETGIRKTVQWYLEHRDWVEHVRSGAYLQWIETNYAGRNA